One window of the Labilibaculum sp. genome contains the following:
- a CDS encoding DUF4114 domain-containing protein, producing the protein MRKYLLSMIGLFLIVSSCSDNNDDNQQTDQKKAIQEGISINNNPADLLSRVTTMNDLVIINNLPAGTTKEGTTGIEIDLTKNYAFKLKAEVEAPKVKGEAVQATHVKIIDNMAFVSYNTKGSKYSGGVELFDISDQDNPVLKAQALFPDVDVSAVDYYDGVIYLVGAVDPESAGYVLASPAVLISLELSNSKKIMSVSGLVDLPSYVATDVEIDENYIYATSGSDGKLSILKRSDYSLVTGIDINDARSLSSNDENIYVLNATNEKIQSFKKADFTELEAIEVQGPITDESKTEIDVTDNYILAALNVSGLDIRNLDGSLKERFNRPETPAGGLDEDYVTNSVCLNEELLLIGNGGAGVYVGAMIPENDNNVTLLGNMDFGSSVNFVESRGNYIFVAAGTGGLKIITIEMDEGVPDDIIPTKPCETLVDNIIAMFHENKDNRAANSDLFSDENNLILKLTKESPVYLTFVDEGAGWKNSLAYYTYDAEYPPASADELELHMLFPNASKEGFGGGLKTGDRVQLGDAPFAQNTVIGFCLIAQGWKNGATVDGVYRHYTNIEWNKDAKQQHVLFKEKNCKDIVLCFEDTQVPGGDKDFNDIIFTVNDNEEDANIATAFDTTNMVEK; encoded by the coding sequence ATGAGAAAATATCTACTGTCAATGATTGGACTTTTCTTAATTGTTTCTTCTTGCTCGGACAATAATGATGACAATCAGCAAACCGATCAAAAGAAAGCAATTCAAGAAGGAATTTCAATTAACAACAATCCTGCGGATCTTTTAAGCAGGGTTACCACAATGAATGATTTAGTGATTATCAACAATCTTCCTGCCGGAACAACAAAAGAAGGAACTACAGGAATTGAAATTGATTTGACTAAAAATTATGCTTTCAAACTAAAAGCTGAAGTTGAAGCTCCTAAAGTAAAAGGTGAAGCTGTTCAAGCGACTCACGTCAAAATTATCGACAACATGGCATTTGTTTCCTACAATACAAAAGGAAGCAAATACAGCGGTGGAGTTGAATTATTCGACATTTCAGATCAGGACAATCCTGTATTAAAGGCTCAGGCGTTATTTCCTGATGTTGACGTTAGTGCTGTTGATTATTATGATGGAGTAATTTATCTGGTAGGTGCAGTGGATCCTGAAAGTGCTGGTTATGTTCTCGCATCTCCTGCTGTTTTAATTAGTTTAGAGTTAAGTAATTCTAAAAAAATCATGTCTGTTTCAGGACTGGTTGATCTTCCTTCTTATGTTGCTACAGATGTTGAAATTGATGAAAATTACATTTATGCAACCAGTGGATCTGATGGAAAACTAAGCATTCTTAAACGCAGCGACTACTCTTTAGTAACTGGAATTGATATTAATGATGCCAGATCTTTAAGTAGTAATGATGAAAACATTTATGTGCTTAATGCAACCAATGAAAAAATACAGTCTTTCAAAAAAGCTGATTTTACAGAATTAGAGGCAATTGAAGTTCAAGGTCCGATTACTGATGAATCAAAAACCGAAATTGATGTTACCGACAACTATATCCTTGCGGCATTGAACGTATCAGGATTAGATATTCGTAATTTGGACGGATCTTTAAAAGAGCGCTTCAATCGCCCTGAAACTCCTGCAGGTGGTCTTGATGAGGATTACGTAACCAACTCGGTATGCTTAAATGAAGAACTATTGCTGATTGGTAATGGTGGCGCTGGTGTATACGTTGGCGCTATGATTCCTGAAAATGATAATAATGTTACTCTGTTAGGAAATATGGACTTTGGTTCATCGGTAAACTTTGTTGAATCGAGAGGCAACTACATTTTTGTTGCTGCCGGAACGGGAGGGCTAAAAATTATTACTATTGAAATGGACGAAGGTGTACCGGATGATATCATTCCAACAAAACCTTGTGAAACTTTGGTAGACAACATTATTGCCATGTTCCATGAAAATAAGGATAACCGCGCAGCGAATTCTGACTTATTCTCTGATGAGAACAACTTGATTCTAAAATTAACCAAAGAATCTCCTGTTTATCTAACTTTCGTTGATGAAGGAGCTGGTTGGAAAAATTCATTGGCCTACTACACTTACGATGCTGAATATCCTCCTGCAAGTGCTGACGAATTAGAACTTCACATGCTTTTCCCTAATGCTTCAAAAGAAGGATTTGGAGGGGGACTCAAAACCGGAGATCGTGTTCAGTTAGGTGATGCTCCTTTTGCACAAAACACAGTAATTGGATTTTGCCTAATCGCCCAAGGTTGGAAAAACGGTGCTACTGTTGATGGTGTTTATCGTCATTATACCAATATTGAATGGAACAAAGACGCAAAACAACAACATGTATTGTTTAAAGAAAAAAACTGTAAGGATATTGTATTGTGTTTCGAAGATACTCAAGTGCCTGGTGGAGATAAAGATTTTAACGATATAATTTTCACCGTGAATGATAATGAGGAAGATGCTAATATAGCAACTGCTTTCGACACGACAAATATGGTTGAAAAATAA